Part of the Micromonospora rhizosphaerae genome is shown below.
AACAGGTTGGCGAGGGGATGGTCGTCGCGGGCGGGCACCGGGGTGGTGACGAACTGGGCCTGGCCGCCGGCGCGATGCGGCGGCACGACCAGGCGGCGGGCGACGGCGTTGGCGACCGTCGAGCCGTGGTCGCGGCGGATCAGGTGCAGGCACAGGTCGATCGCGGCGGCTTTGCCGGCAGAGGCGAGCACGTTGCCGTTGTCGACGTAGAGGACGTCCGGGTCGACCTTCACCCGGGGATAGCGGGCGGCCAGCGCCTCGGTGTGGGCCCAGTGCGTGGTCGCGCGCAGCCCGTCCAGCACGCCGGCGGCGGCCAGCACGAACGCGCCGGTGCACAGCGAGACCATCCGAGCGCCCGCCTCGTGGGCCGCGCGGACGGCGTCGAGCAGGTCGGGTGGCACGTCCGCGTCGATGTCTTCCACGGAAGGGACGATCACGGTGTCCGCGCGGGCGAGTCGGTCCAACCCGTCGTCAGGTTCCATACGGAATCTGCCGATCCGGACCGGGCCCGGGCCGCAGACCACGAGGTCGTACCACGGGTCTGCCAGGCCGGACGGGTCGCGGACGAAGATCTCGCAGGCCATGGCGAGCTCGAAGTGCAGCATCCCGTCGGTGGCGGCGAGCGCGATGGTGGTCATGTCCGAAATTGTATGGGGCATGGCGTTCCAGACACTGGTCCGGTCCGGCCGCTGCCGAGAGGATTTCCCCAGTCGATCTTTCGAGGAGCACAAGGAAATGCAGATGGGTACGGGTCAGACCGTGGCGGTGTTCGGTGCGTACGGGCACACCGGGCGGTTCGTGGTGACGGAGTTGCGTGATCGCGGGTTCGTCCCGCTTCTCCTCGGCCGCGACGCGGGCAAGCTCCAGGCGCTGGCGGCGTCGCATCCGGGGCTCGAATACCGGGTGGCGTCGGCAGACGATCCGGCCTCGCTCGACCAGGCATT
Proteins encoded:
- a CDS encoding helix-turn-helix domain-containing protein, producing MTTIALAATDGMLHFELAMACEIFVRDPSGLADPWYDLVVCGPGPVRIGRFRMEPDDGLDRLARADTVIVPSVEDIDADVPPDLLDAVRAAHEAGARMVSLCTGAFVLAAAGVLDGLRATTHWAHTEALAARYPRVKVDPDVLYVDNGNVLASAGKAAAIDLCLHLIRRDHGSTVANAVARRLVVPPHRAGGQAQFVTTPVPARDDHPLANLFPWAMERLNRPLTVEDLARQANMSSRNLARHFKSVTGTTPLQWLSTQRIRRAQELLENTDNSIDAIAQAAGMGTATTLRRHFNRTVGVPPDAYRRTFRSAWPSSES